From Phalacrocorax carbo chromosome 25, bPhaCar2.1, whole genome shotgun sequence:
GCGTTGCCTCTGAAGACACTCGTGCTGTttataaaaaaacaaagccaaaaaactATTAAACATAATTACCCCTCGGCAAAAGGTACCTCGAAGAGGAGCTACCATGTCTAATAGGAAAAAGCAGCTCAGAGAATGAAAACTTTATTGGATCCCAACCCAGTTCCTTTGGAGTTTACCTGTCTTTAAATATAGCGACAGCTGAACTCCAGCAGGAACATGCACCAACAGCCACCAGGCAGCTTCTCAAAATGCAGTAACCAGTCTGTCACTGGGGAGAGGTGTTACAGCAATCCTCCTGGCAGCTCAAAGCTGGGGACCTGTTTTGCAGCAGTGTTGTTAGAACTGTCCAAGAAGACAAGCCAGTGCCGATTTGAAAATAGCTTCTTGACTTGCTTTTGTAGCCTCCTCTGGGATCTTGCAGCACAGGAGGTCTGGAGAGGAGGCAGCAAGCTGCCCGAGGAAATCCAGAGGATTCAGACTCAAGGTAGGTACAAGAGCTGCCTTTGTTTTAGAGAATTATTCCTAAGAGTCAGAGGTGCAGCAAGAACCATGCTGGAGCAATACCAGGAATAGGCTTTAGAGCTAAAGTGGGTCAAGGGAGCCTGCAGCAATCAGGAGAGAaaatctcctttattttctttcttcttggcAGACTGATCTTTAAATCTGTGCTCTGAATACAGACAAGTTGAAGATATTGGTAAAGACAGATCTTGGCTTAGAAAATAGACCTTAGGAAGCTCCCAGCTTCATTCTTTCTGCTGGTTGTTGAGGCTGCTGCAGCGTGGGCAAGGGGAGACCTGTGGGTTTGAGCACAATTTCCCTTGAAACTATGGTGGCTTCTTTTCGATGGTTCAGGAAAAAATCAACAATGAAGTCTTTGTTTCGTTTTTAAGACACTATCTCTCCTAGATCTCTAGGCTCGGGGCAAAACGGGGAGAAGAGTTCAGGAAGAGCAGTCTTCCTAGCTTGTACACAGAAGAGGCAATTTGGCTTGAGATGCTGTAAATAAAGAGGAGATGGCTGATAACAGACTGACAGCGCAGCAGGGAAAGGCTGCTATCTCAGTCCCTCAATTTCTGATCACATACTTGCTCAAGAGCTTTAGTCAGTATAGCATTATCGCTAATAAGCAATTCTGCTTCTGTGGAATCAAAATAAGAGTGATTTCCCTTTGATTTGTAGCACACACTCTAGAATAGAGTAGTGGTTTGTAACAGCAATGACTCAGATATAACAGGCGACATGTTTGAACAGAAATTCCAAGATTATCACAAGGAAGTGGATGGTTGAGGGAATAAGTGATTTATAATGCATTTTGcaggtgtgtgtgtttgcacagtGATGGGGGAGCTGGGTCTATTCCCACAGTAGAATGCTAACTtaacagaagggaaaacaagTCTGCAAAACTAACAGAACGGAGAGCTTGCCTGGaatctttttgctgcttttggttGCTGAGCTTGAGAATTGGTTAAAGTTAAGATAGATCTAAGAGACAGAGGAGCACAAGTCCTATAAACACAGAGGAAAGATAGTTTTATGATCAAGACACACAAAAGAGAATGAATTCTTACCTCTGCCACAGTGTGCATGAACAAGTCCTGCAATTTCTCTGCTCCCttttataaaatggaaatagtATTCATGGCCGTAGAGATATGGGGAAGGGTAACCGTCTTCAGGGAAGCCAGAATCACGGCGCAGTAGCAGATGCCAGCACACGGTGCTCAGGCAGCGTTCATGGAGTCTCAGAAGTTTTTACTTTGGGATTCTCTACTACTGAGAACACGTTTGTTTGCTACTTACCACTTGACATTTAAGACAACATAAGTTAGCAAAGAGGTGAAGGTGAcagaaaaacctttttaaagCCTAGGGTTTAATTTTGCAAGAAGTGTGTTGAGTAGAACTATAGGATATTAAGACGGATTAACTGAAAACCAAATTTGAGGCCAAAAAAAGTTGTAAGAAACactggaggggtgggggaagtaggggatggagagagagagacaacaGCCGCTCAGGAAAGAGATCAAGATCCCATCTGGAGGGGCAAAAGGCCAAAGCCACAGAACAGATGGAGACCAAGTGACAGCTGGTAGAAACATGCTTTCATGTGTAAAGTTTGCTCTTTGGAGAATTTTGCACTCCAACTCTGAAGGCATCATTATGATAATAACTCCTCCCCGCACAACACTGGGGAGCTAGGCTGTGCTCAGGAGCGGGTGTTCGAAAGCTCACTGTGATGGTGGTTAATTAACAAGGGCCCTTTCAACATTTAGAAGCCATTGTCACACAACCTTGGCATGGTTTTAGCAGCAGAGGGTCCTGttccttcagcagcaggagggatgaaaagaattaatttggGCCCCACTGGTTAAACAGGTTTCCTGTAAACTTTTACATATGCCAAGAGTTGCTTCTGTTTTAGAAGGGCTCGGATGAAGGATATAATGCCTCTCGCTGTTTACACGTATTACCTTAACGGAAGAGTGTCCGACTGGCTGCGCCACCAACTTGGTTGTGGAAAAACCATGAAGAAAAATCAATGAGAAGAGGGGGTTGTCTTCAACACAGGCCTTTAATCCAGGGATCTTTCCAGGCCACACCAAAGAACTAACATAATTCTAAGACTAGGCCTCTCCTTGGGGAGGTatgctgctcctccccaggaTCAGCCGCCGATACTGAAATTAAAGTTCTGGAAAAGCGGccattgtttctttttctttaataaagatatgaagtttttttcctgttaaggCAAGAAATTCAGCCTGCTGCCAGAATCTAGTAATGCAGCTttgattacagaaaaaaaaaaaaaagctttgttacAGTTAAAACTAAAGTATTACACTTTTAAGAcaatttagaattaaaaaactataacaaaaaaatccaaacactcCCCTTCTGATTACCTATCCTGAGTCCAGTTTTATAACAGATTTTGAGGTACAAgacaataaattaaaagttCATTCCAACTGCAGAGATCAACCATTTCCTCAATGCGACGTCTTCTTTACTCCCTTTCCAAATTTGGCATCAAGTCCAAGGCCTGCAAAGAGAGAAGGTAATCCATGTGCACAGAAACGTGCTTCACGTTCTCCGAAGAAACATTAACACAAGGAACTTTGTGAAAAAGCAGCTTAACAGCACTAACTAACGGTCACTCGGAGGCAGTAACTTACCCGGTGCGGGGGAATTAAAAAAGACCAAATAGATCTGCTAGAAGTCACGTTCCTCTCTTCctgcactggtgaggctacTAACACGCTGTTCCATCGAAAGCGTTGTGATATAATTAGGTTTTTTGGACCGTTTTTTCTTAGCTCTCCTCTCGCTATACATCATCTCTACGTTAACAGGGGAAAGAGCTCCGGCGTTTCCTTCCCAGACTTACCCAAGAACACCAGGACCGTCCCCACCCACTGCATTGTGCTGATGGGATTGGCAAATAGAATGACGGACGCTAAAATGGTGAAGAACTTGCGCGTTGTGGTGATGATGGAACAAGTCAGGGGTCCGAAGTACACCACagtcatgaaaataaaactctgtAAAAGACAAATAGACGCTTTTTGTCAACTCTGACTGGAAAAAGTACAACACAAATcatattttcagatgaaaagcCATCGAGccagagctgaaaaaaatcttatttcaaaTCCCAATTATTTGCATACAAACTTAAAGCAGTTTTACGCTGAAGGTAGCCTGGACAGAAGGCACCACCCAAAGCGACGGCAAGCGAGGCAGCCTTACTTCGCCATCTCCCAGCTGGGCAAACGCACCCCCGTGAAGACAGAGAACAAGGGAGGTGCGTTTACCTGACCCAGCGCGCTCGTCAGGCCAAACAGCAGGATATTGTAAATGATGCTGGGGTAGCGTTCCGTAAAGCTCAGGAACTCCCAGAGCTCTCCAGTGAACAATATCCCTGGAAGAAAGATCAAGATGAAAAGCATGAATTACAAGCCCGGAGGCAGCCCAAGCAGCCACGGCCTACGCAGTATAACTTCAGTTTATGACCGTAACCCAACGGGAGCCACTAAAAAGCAAAGATTAAATTCCACACAgtggaaaacaaagagaacaggagaaaaagcaatcaCCTTTCCAGTTAATTAATGGAAGAAGCAATCTTTAACTACAGATCCCATTCTGACAAAACAGTCCCCAGCAATTAATTAGAAGCGCTACTCCCTAATCGGAGCGGGAAGCTACACCGAcaggctttgcttttctctgccgGCGCAAGAGAGCCCTCGGGCAGAAACCCGCGGTTGCGGCTGGAGCGCAGAGCCAGCCTGCGGCGAGGGCTCCCGGCAAGCCAGCGCGCTTCGTGAAGCGGTGTCCTCTAGCGGGCATGAGGAGAGCTACACTGAGCAACCCCGACTTTTtatacacaaaacaaaaaaaaaaaacccagcccaaaACAAAGTGATTTGCAAAAAGTGCTCCAGGCTCTTGTTTTTGGAGCAGGACAGGATGCCTCTTTCCACGGGGCGTCCCAGGGTGGTCTCTGGGCGCGTTGGCTGTGGTTTTTGCGGGGTGTTTCTTACCAGCCCCCAGGAACAAGGTGGACCATAGATTAACATTGAGCATCATGTGATTGGAACCGGTCTGGTAGTGAGCTCTCATGTGGTCCTGAGATACGCCGGTCAGCCCATCCAAGGTCAGCGAGAGCAGCtaagaaaaagagacagagagaagagaaagcaaagaaaaccttCATTTGTTATTTCTTCTGTGAGGAAAACCTCAAgccttctccccctttttttacATCCCAGTCACCTATTGAATAGCAATTACACAGCCTCAAAACACATGCTAAGAGGGACGCACGTGTACTCATCCGCTGACCTCGTACCACAGCTCAAGAGAGCACCCCTCGAACCCAGGTGTGCTCCTGCGGAAGCGTTTCCACACCAGCTTTAGGGTACGCTTGAGGTACAAAGGACACGGCCTTATCTGTGCTGTAACCGCTCGCTCCTCCTCACCCCGCCGGGGTTATTTGTGCGCTGGCAGTACTCACCAGGAGGAGTTCGCCGTAGCCAAAGACGTGGTCATCGCTCCCAGCCCCTTTTTTAGGTTTGTACAGAAACAGGGCCACGCCTGCGACTATCAAGAGGACGCAGAGATACTTGGCCGGGGGATACTTCTTCCGCAGCAAAGTCACTCCTAAGAGCATGACTGTAAAAAGCAACATCACAAACCGCTCCCAAAACCCTCTCATGGGGTGTTAATTTGGCCCAACGGCACAACACACAGATAAAACACCGCCTGCGCTTCCCGTGGTGGGGCGGACGGAAGGGGGGAGGCATGACTTTGGCAGCCGAGGGCCCCAGAAACCCACACAAacatacaaaaagaaagaggaaatttgCATACCTGGGATGGGCTTACAAGATTTGCCCAGGACCTATAAAAGAAACTCCGTGTTAACTATCTGCGTACCATCACCTGCCTGCCGCGAGAGATCGTGGCAATACAAGGGCGATCGTGGGGGACCAGACCAATAAAACAtaccaaatacttcaaaaaaccCTGATAAAAAACTCCAAGACAGGGCAAGCTGCTAAACCAGCAGCGAAGGCTTCAGAAATTGCCTCAAGCCCTCCATTGCTAGCACCAACTCCCAATTATCGAACTCCCCTAATTTGTAGGGATTGCTATTCCCTTTCTGGAACAGCCTGAGCTCTCTCAACCCCTCCACACACCCAGCGCTGGCGGCAACGCAGCGATACAGCCCCGCAAAAAGCTGTTCCAGAAAAACATATCAAAATCACAATTTCCCTCCGTATCATTTCACCAGCTGCTTCTTCCACAGCATTTGCCTCCTCAGCCCAGCGCCCATTTTTGGGATCCCCCAAGCATTAGGGGCTCACAGAGCCTCAGGATGGATGGTATCGccgcccccctcgccccgctccACCTGAGTTGGGTAGCTGACGAACTGCAGAGCCGAGTTGCTGGAAACCATTGCGCCCAGGTAGGAGAGCGAGCAAGCGGCGTAGAGCCAGCTCCGAGTGCGATCCGCTTTGACGGCATCGAAAAAATGGATCActggaagggaaagaagaggaaagtcAGGAGAGCCGCCAACAGCCGCCACCACAAAGCGCTGTCAGAACATCACCAGAGAGGCGAGGGATGATTAACAATGATGCTCTGCCGTAAGAGCGGCGGCACCGTCCCCTGCGATGGGTACAAAATCCCCGACTGGTGGGTGCGCTCCCCGAGCGGCGGGAGCCCCCCGAGACCCGACTTACAGAGCTTGGCAAAGGCAGCGTTGATCACGCACTGGATGAACACCAGGGTCAGGGCGTACTTGAACTTCTCCTGCTTCGCACCTTCACCGTACCGGCCCCGTGTGCTGCAAAAGCGGGACAGGGTGAGACAGGGCGGGGCCCGGCTCGGACCAGCCTCCCGGGAGCACGGTAAGACAGCGGGCTCTCCCCAAACACCGGAGGGGAGCAAGGCTCTCCCCCAGAGTCCCGGCAACAGGCGGAGAGCAGCAAGTCTCTCCCCCAAAGCGCCGGCAACAGGCGGGGGGCAGCAAGTCTCTCCCCCAAAGCGCCGGCAACGGGCGGGGGGCAGCAAGTCTCTCCCCCGAAGCGCCGGCAACGGGCGGGGGGCAGCAAGGCTCTCCCCCAGAGCCCCGGCAAcaggcggcggggggcgggcaaGGCTCTCCCCCAGAGCCCCGGCAAcaggcggcggggggcgggcaaGGCTCTCCCCCAGAGCCCCGGCAAcaggcggcggggggcgggcaaGGCTCTCCCCCAGAGCCCCGGCAACaggcggcgggggagcgggcAAAGCTCTCTCCCAAACCGCCAGAGCCAGGCTCCCCCACCCCGGTCCCCCGCCCCGCACGCACATGCTCTCCTGCAGGATGCCGTAGTAGAAGTAGCAGGCAAAGACGCCCAGGAAACAGACGGGCAGACGGAGGCGCTCGGGCAGCGCGGCGCCGTTCCCGCTCGCCCCCatggcggcggcgcggccgtTCAGCGCCGGGCCCAGCTCCAGCGCCACATCCCGCagcgcggccggcggcggcggaaCGGGCTGCCTCATACGCCCGGCCTGCGCCCGCCCGCCAGggccccccgcccggccggtccgctgccgcccgccgcgcTGCCGGACCCACCGCAAGgtggggggcgggcgggcggcacGGGGAAGCGGCCGGAGCCGGGAGGGACAGCCGCGACGAGACCCTCCGAGGCTTCCCCGGGGCTGCGTCAGCTGTGGCTCGGCGGCGCTGGAGGTAAGCCTGTGCCCCTTGGGACAGGCAGCGCCAGGGGCAGCCCCGGACTGAGGCCCTTCGCTGGCAGCGTCCCTCGCAGTGACGTAACCCTATGTGGAGCGCAGGGACTGGCTGCACGACCGGGGGCGGAGATAATGGGCGGTACCCGGTTGGCCTTCCAGCCGTCCCCTGAGCGACTGGGGCGGGCTGTACGCATGCGCAACGCGGCGGGgggcagcacagctggctgggcatgagccaccagcccccgggcttgtgtcagccctggtgtggccagcaggagccgggcagggatggggcccctgtgctcggccctggggaggccccacctcgaatgctgggctcaggtttgggcccctcgggacaagaagggccttgaggggctggagcgtgtccagagaagggcagcggggctggggcagggtctggagcacaagtgtgctggggggcggctgagggggctgggggggtttagcctggagaagggggggctgaggggagcccttctcgctctctgcagctgcctgagaggggctggagtgggggggggctggtctctgctcccaagtcaccagtgacaggacaagggaaaCAGCCCCACTCTGGGCCAGGGGAGgtgatgagggaaaatgccttccctgccagagcggtcaggccctggcaaaggctgcccagagaggtgggggagtcaccgtccctgggggggttcagaaaacctgtagatgtggcacttggggacatggcttaggaggcctggggggttgagttggcagttggacttgatgatcttagaggccttttccaaccttaaccattccatgattctatgaatataGGCATTTTCCTTCAGCCAACAGCATTTCCTTTCCACAGCCTAATCTAGAAGCTGTACTCACATGGCTAAAAACAAGCACAACTTTTAACATCTTAAAACATCTCTCAACACTTGCTGCCACTCAGCCTTGCAAGCAGTCCCGGCTTCAGCTGAGGAGCAGCGAGTCCGGTGTGCTCTGCGGAGCCGTCTGAGACCCAGCACCCTCCCCGTGAGccccagccaggcagggtgAAACCCCGGCAGAGCCAGCGCATAGCCAGGCCATGGAGGACTGCAGAGCATAGCCTTGAGCTGGTGATGCTACCTCAGCTCTGAGCCTGTTCACGGCTTCAACATCTCTCTGCTAAACCCTCCAGCTATGTGAGTTTAGACTCAATATATTAAAATCCCAAAGAAGTACTTTGGAtgcctgaaatatttattttgtttccttttaactgGCCATACCagcatctgcaaaaaaaaaaaccaaccctctaAACACAAGACAAGAGCTCCAAAGCTACCATTCCTCCTTTAAGCTTTGCAAGACATACATAAAATACAGACTTcaaacagctgcaaaaatagtgtctttggaagaaaatagaGTTTCTACATCAGATACAAGAAAATATGCTTCTTCAATACAACCCAGAGCCTTTGCAACAGACCACAAAATCAAATACTTTTGTTGTCAAGAGGCTTTTACAATCAATGTTCCCGTGTTATCGCTTCACTTTCTAAGGCATCACGTTGGGACAGCGCTGCTGGATGTGGAAGCGCCTCAGGCGGCCACGGCTCCGTGCACAGAGCTAAGCCCTCGGtgaggcagaggagccctggatccccccctccctccatccagCCCGCCCCAGgagccagccccagccaggTGCTCTGGGCtcacagctggaaagcagcaggtaGTTTCTCTACAGCAGCAAAACACCCCCCTCGAGCAGGGACCTTTGTGCACTGCCAGTTTTCGCTTCCatcccctcctcctgcagcacgGCCAAGGCACCTGGAAGACCTTTGCCCACCCACAGGGAGACCAAGCCAGCAGCTCCCATCTCAGATGCTTCCTTCGCCCTCAGCCACGCAAGCTGCCAGAGCACACACCTGTGGAAGCCCGCATTTAGTCACCTGCACTCTCCCTGTTTAGCGCATGGCGTTGTTAAAGCTCCAGGCTTGTTTCGAGGGGTAAAGGTGTCCAGGGGAGGCACAGTCAGGGAcccgctgctccccagccctctcTGTGCTCCGAGGGAGATGAGCCGTCTTAGCAGTGCAGATGCACAACGTTTTCTGCTCCGATACATCCAAGGGAGGCCATCCTCAGGCTCCTTCTACCCCCTTCCCGCTCCCCAGGGTTCAGCAGTCCCAGAGAGCTGCAGGGGTGACGGGTGCTCGAAGCCACACCTGAAATCTCCCAGCTCAAACTTGCTCACAGAGCCACGGAGCACGAGTTTGCCTCCGCTCCCCACAGCGGTGCCCGGCTGCTCTTCACCAGCAGAACAATCACACAGGAAACAAAGACAATTCAACACAGGAAAGTGCTTTGAACAGGGGAGGCTCAGAGAAACCATCCTCTTCAGCAGTGAGGAGTCCCATGGCACTCTGTACTTCACAGTGTCTATCATCCTCAGAGGAAGCCTGCTGTGGTTCTCAATACCAGGGCTGCCTCTCGGCTGTCACGTCCCACCTTCAAGGCACTGGTCTCCACAGGCTGGCAGAGACACGCTGAGgagccagagctgctgttgctggCTAGGCTTCCCAACGGCTTCACACCACGAGAGAGCTGTGGAAGACGACGCTCTCCTCCGGCTGGCCGCGCTTCCAGTGTTCGTAATTCAGTGAAGGAGACTTGGACACCTCGCCGAAGCTATCTACCGCAGCGTCCTTCCGCACCCCAAggaacggggcgggggctgtgGGCTGGCAGGATGTAAACGTGCCCGTGCCAGGGCTGGGAGAAGCTGGAAAGCCCCTGAAGAGGAAACCCACATTTGGGAAGAGAGGCTTCACCAGGCTGACAGGGCAGAAGGCAGAACCGGTGGGGTTGAAGTGCACTTTGTTCTTATCCGGGCAGGAAGGCCGAAAAGGCTggtcagggctgggggagctgaaGGAGAGACACAGAGTGGACACGATTAGGAACAGATAATCCCCAGGGCACGGAGCAGACGGTGCCTGCAGCCACAGGGAAAACACCTGGAGTTGTGCACTCTTCAAAGGACCCGACTAAAAGCTGAACTGGCTCTGTGCTGGGCCGTTCTCCAGGCACAGAGCGGCATGAAGggcctgttttgttttgaaagcacACTTCTTAATAGGAGAACCACCTCTTCTCCTCAAGAGGCTCTGCCGGCTGAGAAACCCCCGCCGGcctgggaagggcagggaaTCACAACATCCTTCCG
This genomic window contains:
- the SLC35B1 gene encoding solute carrier family 35 member B1; amino-acid sequence: MRQPVPPPPAALRDVALELGPALNGRAAAMGASGNGAALPERLRLPVCFLGVFACYFYYGILQESITRGRYGEGAKQEKFKYALTLVFIQCVINAAFAKLLIHFFDAVKADRTRSWLYAACSLSYLGAMVSSNSALQFVSYPTQVLGKSCKPIPVMLLGVTLLRKKYPPAKYLCVLLIVAGVALFLYKPKKGAGSDDHVFGYGELLLLLSLTLDGLTGVSQDHMRAHYQTGSNHMMLNVNLWSTLFLGAGILFTGELWEFLSFTERYPSIIYNILLFGLTSALGQSFIFMTVVYFGPLTCSIITTTRKFFTILASVILFANPISTMQWVGTVLVFLGLGLDAKFGKGVKKTSH